A genomic stretch from Serratia entomophila includes:
- a CDS encoding winged helix-turn-helix transcriptional regulator — protein sequence MKRKSLEDAQCPVARTLDVIGEWWSLLIVRDAFDGVRRFSEFQKGLGMAKNILSTRLRTLVAHGVLEVVPASDGSAYQEYALTAKGRALFPVIVGLRQWGEDYLFSEGETHSTLVEADSGRPIPRMTPTGGAGQPLTPLNTRVVKVGEA from the coding sequence GTGAAACGTAAAAGCCTGGAAGACGCGCAGTGCCCGGTGGCGCGCACGCTGGATGTGATTGGCGAATGGTGGTCGCTATTGATCGTGCGCGACGCCTTCGACGGCGTACGCCGCTTCAGCGAATTTCAAAAAGGGCTGGGGATGGCGAAAAACATCCTCTCTACCCGCCTGCGCACCCTGGTGGCGCACGGGGTGCTGGAGGTCGTCCCGGCCTCGGACGGCAGCGCCTATCAGGAATATGCGCTGACCGCCAAAGGCCGCGCGCTGTTTCCGGTGATCGTCGGCCTACGCCAGTGGGGGGAGGATTATCTGTTCAGCGAAGGAGAGACGCATTCAACGCTGGTGGAAGCCGACAGCGGCCGGCCGATCCCGCGCATGACGCCGACCGGCGGCGCCGGGCAGCCCCTCACCCCGCTTAACACCCGGGTGGTGAAGGTGGGTGAGGCTTAA
- a CDS encoding type II toxin-antitoxin system CcdA family antitoxin: protein MRTNTADKSITKSVNVTLPQELLEQARRQNLDISAVLAEALTDKLRKTSREEWLEQNKTNIEALNAFTDEQGSFTDYQKGF, encoded by the coding sequence ATGCGCACCAATACAGCAGACAAATCGATAACCAAGTCGGTCAATGTGACCCTGCCGCAGGAGCTGTTAGAGCAGGCGCGTCGGCAGAACTTAGATATTTCTGCAGTACTGGCAGAAGCGCTAACCGACAAACTCCGCAAAACCAGCCGCGAAGAGTGGTTGGAGCAGAACAAAACAAATATCGAGGCGCTGAACGCCTTCACTGACGAGCAAGGCTCATTCACGGATTATCAAAAGGGATTCTGA
- a CDS encoding CcdB family protein, with protein sequence MEQFHAYENKGAGHKIYPYLINLQHPVANVLKHVLVAPLVKLDDLGHKPPAKICPIVEIAGESYIAMTHMMAGIANKELGEQVADLTPQRYLLSGAVDFLMNGY encoded by the coding sequence ATGGAACAGTTCCACGCTTATGAGAATAAGGGTGCAGGCCATAAGATTTATCCATACCTCATTAATCTGCAACACCCGGTGGCCAACGTTTTAAAACACGTACTGGTTGCTCCGCTGGTAAAACTCGACGACCTCGGCCATAAACCGCCGGCTAAGATTTGCCCTATCGTCGAAATCGCCGGCGAATCCTATATTGCCATGACGCATATGATGGCCGGCATCGCCAACAAAGAGCTGGGTGAACAGGTTGCGGATCTCACCCCGCAACGCTATCTACTGAGCGGAGCCGTCGATTTTTTGATGAATGGCTATTAA
- a CDS encoding DUF1158 family protein codes for MKKSALFLANVMAIVVLAVLTIKLFPIPWLTAGQTSWLIDASEFFHVGDVEWFATVVFGGCYLLIGCLEWFLIRWGSRRFILSVKPHPPSPPGC; via the coding sequence ATGAAAAAATCTGCGCTGTTTCTCGCTAATGTGATGGCCATAGTCGTATTGGCCGTCTTGACGATAAAGCTTTTTCCTATTCCATGGTTAACTGCTGGCCAAACTTCATGGCTGATAGACGCCAGTGAATTTTTCCACGTTGGTGATGTGGAATGGTTTGCAACGGTCGTTTTTGGCGGATGTTATCTGTTGATCGGATGCCTGGAATGGTTCTTAATCCGCTGGGGAAGCCGGCGGTTCATACTCTCCGTTAAACCTCACCCACCTTCACCACCCGGGTGTTAA
- a CDS encoding DUF2778 domain-containing protein — protein sequence MFSVFSGNKHYTNQPGCTDVPNNGAIPAGTYWIVDRPSGGLKSQAMTLFKDLVTNVDHNIWFALYRDDGTINDRTWINGVMRGQFRLHPIGPLGLSEGCITFYSQNEFSRLRAALLKTKTVKVPGTRLRAYGTIEVKGYEKICAVSR from the coding sequence ATGTTTTCCGTTTTTTCTGGTAACAAGCACTATACAAACCAGCCTGGTTGCACAGATGTTCCCAATAACGGAGCTATCCCTGCCGGTACCTATTGGATTGTAGATAGGCCCTCCGGTGGCTTAAAGTCGCAGGCGATGACCTTATTTAAGGACCTTGTAACTAACGTGGATCATAATATCTGGTTTGCTTTATACCGTGACGATGGAACAATTAACGATAGAACATGGATTAACGGTGTTATGCGCGGGCAATTCAGATTGCATCCTATCGGTCCTCTGGGGTTATCAGAAGGATGTATAACCTTCTATTCCCAGAACGAATTCAGTCGATTGCGAGCCGCGCTGTTGAAAACCAAAACGGTAAAAGTTCCCGGTACCAGACTACGGGCTTACGGCACTATTGAGGTTAAAGGTTATGAAAAAATCTGCGCTGTTTCTCGCTAA
- the rluF gene encoding 23S rRNA pseudouridine(2604) synthase RluF — MPTHSSIRLNKYISDSGICSRRHADRHIKQGKVLINDRPAGVGAQVFAGDIVQVNGRPIAPRTAEDLVLIALNKPVGILTSMGKHERDNIGDLVNHSQRTFPVGRLDKASQGLIFMTNNGELVNKILRAGNNHEKEYLVTVNKPLTDEFIQGMSAGVPILGKVTQQCRVERESAQVFRIILVQGLNRQIRRMCKYFGYEVTRLERLRIMNIELAGLPLGEWRDLTGDERSTLFKLLEHSSSEAEISPGDNGPLPGDIPL; from the coding sequence ATGCCGACTCACTCATCCATTCGCCTTAACAAATACATCAGCGACAGCGGTATCTGTTCCCGCCGCCATGCCGATCGCCACATCAAGCAGGGCAAGGTGTTGATCAACGACCGGCCGGCCGGCGTGGGCGCGCAGGTGTTTGCCGGGGATATTGTGCAAGTGAACGGCCGGCCGATTGCGCCGCGCACGGCGGAGGACCTGGTGCTTATCGCGCTGAATAAGCCGGTTGGCATTCTCACCAGCATGGGCAAGCACGAGCGGGATAACATCGGCGATTTGGTTAACCACAGCCAACGCACCTTCCCCGTTGGCCGGCTGGATAAGGCCTCGCAGGGTCTGATTTTCATGACCAATAACGGCGAGCTGGTCAATAAGATCCTGCGCGCCGGCAATAATCATGAAAAAGAGTATCTGGTGACCGTCAACAAACCGCTGACCGATGAATTTATTCAAGGCATGAGCGCGGGCGTGCCGATACTGGGCAAGGTGACCCAACAATGCCGGGTGGAGCGTGAGTCCGCGCAGGTGTTTCGCATTATCCTGGTGCAGGGGCTTAACCGCCAAATCCGCCGCATGTGCAAATACTTTGGCTATGAAGTCACCCGGCTTGAGCGGCTGCGCATTATGAATATCGAGCTGGCGGGGCTGCCGTTGGGCGAATGGCGGGATTTGACCGGTGATGAGCGAAGCACGTTATTTAAGCTGCTGGAGCACTCCTCGTCGGAAGCAGAAATATCGCCAGGCGACAACGGCCCGTTGCCCGGCGATATCCCGTTATGA